In one Diceros bicornis minor isolate mBicDic1 chromosome 2, mDicBic1.mat.cur, whole genome shotgun sequence genomic region, the following are encoded:
- the SCAP gene encoding sterol regulatory element-binding protein cleavage-activating protein isoform X3, translated as MTLTERLREKISQAFYNHGLLCASYPIPIILFTGLCILACCYPLLKLPLPGTGPVEFTTPMKDYSPPPVASDHKPREPIEQPEWYVGAPVAYIQQIFVKSSVSPWHKNLLAVDVFRSPLSRAFQLVEEIRNHVLRDSSGTRSLEEVCLQVTDLLPGLRKLRNLLPEHGCLLLSPGNFWQNDRERFHADPDIIRTIHQHEPKTLQTSATLKDLLFGVPGKYSGVSLYTRKRMVSYTITLVFQRYHAKFLGSLRARLMLLHPSPNCSLRAENLVHVHFKEEIGIAELIPLVTTYIILFAYIYFSTRKIDMVKSKWGLALAAVVTVLSSLLMSVGLCTLFGLTPTLNGGEIFPYLVVVIGLENVLVLTKSVVSTPVDLEVKLRIAQGLSSESWSIMKNMATELGIILIGYFTLVPAIQEFCLFAVVGLVSDFFLQMLFFTTVLSIDIRRMELADLNKRLPPEACLPPAKPVGRPARFERQLAVRPSTPYTITLQPSSFRNLRLPKRLRVIYFLARTRLAQRLIMAGTVVWIGILVYTDPAGLRTYLAAQVTEQSPLGEGALTPMPVPSGVLPASHPDPAFSIFPPDAPKLPENQTLPGELPEPGGPIEGVYDSPVPEVTWGPEDEELWRKLSFRHWPTLFSYYNITLAKRYISLLPVIPVTLHLNPKEALEGRHPQDSRSAWPPLQPGPGGLWEAGPKGPGVVQAHGDVTLYKVAALGLAAGILLVLLLLCLYRVLCPRNYGQPGSGPGRRRRGDLPCDDYGYAPPETEIVPLVLRGHLMDIECLASDGMLLVSCCLAGHVCVWDAQTGDCLTRIPRPGRQRRDSGVGSVFEAQESWERLSDGGKGGPEELGDSPPLRHRPRGPPPPSLFGDQPDLTCLIDTNFSAQLQLSEPAQPEPRHRAGCGRTRDSLGYDFSRLVQRVYQEEGLAPVHSPALRPSSPGPTLPQAPEDEGGSLPEKGSLSLTWAPSADGSIWSLELQGNLIVVGRSSGRLEVWDAIEGLLHCSSEEVSSGITALVFLDKRIVAARLNGSLDFFSLETHTALSPLQFRGARVA; from the exons CTATCCACTGCTGAAACTCCCCTTGCCAGGAACAGGACCTGTGGAATTCACCACTCCTATGAAGGATTACTCGCCCCCGCCTGTGGCCTCTGACCACAAACCACGAGAGCCTATTGAGCAGCCGGAGTGG TATGTGGGTGCCCCGGTGGCTTATATCCAGCAGATATTTGTGAAGTCCTCAGTGTCTCCTTGGCATAAGAACCTCCTGGCAGTAGATGTGTTCCGCTCACCTCTGTCCCGGGCATTCCAGCTGGTGGAGGAGATCCGGAACCATGTGCTCAGAGACAG CTCTGGGACCAGGAGCCTGGAGGAGGTGTGCCTGCAGGTCACCGACCTGCTGCCAGGCCTTAGGAAGCTCCGGAACCTGCTCCCTGAGCATGGATGCCTGCTGCTGTCCCCTGGAAACTTCTGGCAGAATGACCGGGAACGCTTCCATGCTGATCCTGACATCATCAGAACCATCCATCAGCACGAGCCGAAAACCCTGCAGACCTCAGCCACGCTCAAAG ACTTGCTGTTTGGTGTTCCTGGGAAGTACAGCGGAGTGAGCCTCTATACCAGGAAGAGGATGGTCTCATACACCATTACCCTGGTCTTCCAGCGGTACCATGCCAA GTTCCTGGGCAGCCTGCGGGCCCGCCTGATGCTCCTGCACCCCAGCCCCAACTGCAGCCTTCGGGCAGAGAACCTGGTCCATGTGCACTTCAAGGAGGAAATTGGCATCGCCGAGCTCATCCCCCTTGTGACCACCTACATCATCTTGTTTGCCTACATCTACTTCTCCACAC ggaagATCGACATGGTCAAGTCCAAGTGGGGGCTGGCTCTGGCCGCCGTGGTCACAGTGCTCAGCTCGCTGCTCATGTCTGTGGGGCTCTGCACACTCTTCGGCCTGACGCCCACCCTCAATGGCGG tGAGATTTTCCCCTACCTTGTGGTGGTTATTGGGTTAGAGAACGTATTGGTGCTCACCAAGTCGGTGGTCTCGACCCCAGTGGACCTCGAGGTGAAGCTGCGCATCGCCCAAG GCCTAAGCAGCGAGAGCTGGTCCATCATGAAGAACATGGCCACAGAGCTGGGCATTATCCTCATTGGCTACTTCACCCTAGTGCCCGCTATCCAG GAGTTCTGTCTCTTTGCTGTTGTGGGCCTGGTGTCTGACTTCTTCCTTCAGATGCTGTTTTTCACCACTGTCCTGTCCATTGACATTCGCCGGATGGAG CTAGCAGACCTGAACAAACGGCTGCCCCCTGAGGCCTGCCTGCCCCCAGCTAAGCCAGTGGGGCGGCCAGCACGCTTCGAAAGGCAACTGGCTGTGCGGCCATCCACACCCTACACCATCACGCTGCAACCATCTTCCTTCCGGAACCTGCGGCTGCCCAAGAGGCTGCGTGTCATCTACTTCCTGGCCCGCACCCGCCTGGCTCAGCGCCTCATCATG GCTGGCACTGTTGTCTGGATCGGCATCCTGGTGTACACAGACCCAGCAGGGCTACGCACCTACCTTGCTGCCCAGGTGACAGAACAGAGCCCACTGGGCGAGGGCGCCCTGACTCCCATGCCTGTGCCTAGTGGTGTGCTGCCTGCCAGCCACCCGGACCCtgccttttccatcttcccaCCTGATGCCCCTAAGTTACCTGAGAACCAGACATTGCCAGGGGAGCTACCCGAGCCTGGTGGTCCGATAGAGGGTGTCTATGACAGTCCAGTCCCAGAGGTAACCTGGGGGCCTGAGGACGAGGAACTTTGGAGGAAATTGTCCTTCCGCCACTGGCCGACGCTCTTCAGCTATTACAACATCACACTGGCAAAGAG GTACATCAGCCTGCTGCCTGTCATCCCGGTCACGCTCCACCTGAACCCgaaggaggccctggaggggcgGCACCCTCAGGACAGCCGCAGTGCCTGGCCCCCGCTGCAGCCCGGGccaggtgggctctgggaggcCGGCCCCAAGGGGCCAGGTGTGGTGCAGGCCCATGGAGATGTCACTCTGTACAA ggtggcaGCGCTTGGCCTGGCCGCGGGCATTCTCCtcgtgctgctgctgctctgcctCTACCGCGTGCTCTGCCCGCGCAACTACGGGCAGCCCGGCAGTGGGCCGGGCCGGCGGCGGCGCGGGGACCTGCCCTGTGACGACTATGGCTATGCACCGCCTGAGACAGAGATTGTGCCCCTGGTGCTGCGTGGGCACCTCATG GACATCGAATGTCTGGCCAGTGATGGCATGCTGCTGGTGAGCTGTTGCCTGGCGGGCCACGTCTGCGTGTGGGATGCACAGACTGGGGACTGCCTCACACGCATCCCACGCCCAGG CAGGCAGCGCCGGGACAGTGGTGTTGGCAGTGTGTTCGAGGCTCAGGAGAGCTGGGAACGGCTGTCAGATGGCGGGAAGGGTGGCCCAGAGGAGCTTGGGGACAGCCCTCCGCTGCGGCACCGCCCCCGGGGCCCCCCACCACCTTCCCTCTTCGGGGACCAGCCGGACCTCACCTGCTTGATTGATACCAACTTCTCAGCGCAGCTGCAGCTCTCAGAACCCGCTCAGCCAGAGCCCCGGCACCGGGCGGGCTGCGGCCGCACTCGGGACTCCCTGGGCTACGACTTCAGCCGCTTGGTGCAGCGAGTGTACCAGGAGGAGGGGTTGGCGCCCGTCCACTCACCAGCCCTGCGCCCCTCCTCACCTGGGCCTACACTGCCCCAGGCCCCTGAGGATGAGGGGGGCTCTCTTCCAGAGAAGGGCTCCCTTTCCCTCACCTGGGCCCCCAGCGCAGACGGCTCCATCTGGAGCCTGGAGCTGCAGGGCAACCTCATCGTGGTGGGGCGGAGCAGTGGCCGGCTGGAG GTATGGGATGCCATCGAGGGCCTGCTACACTGCAGCAGCGAGGAGGTCTCCTCGGGCATCACGGCCCTCGTCTTCCTGGACAAAAG GATTGTGGCTGCCCGGCTCAATGGTTCTCTTGATTTCTTCTCCTTGGAGACGCACACTGCCCTCAGCCCGCTGCAGTTCCGAG GTGCCAGGGTGGCCTAG
- the SCAP gene encoding sterol regulatory element-binding protein cleavage-activating protein isoform X2: protein MTLTERLREKISQAFYNHGLLCASYPIPIILFTGLCILACCYPLLKLPLPGTGPVEFTTPMKDYSPPPVASDHKPREPIEQPEWYVGAPVAYIQQIFVKSSVSPWHKNLLAVDVFRSPLSRAFQLVEEIRNHVLRDSSGTRSLEEVCLQVTDLLPGLRKLRNLLPEHGCLLLSPGNFWQNDRERFHADPDIIRTIHQHEPKTLQTSATLKDLLFGVPGKYSGVSLYTRKRMVSYTITLVFQRYHAKFLGSLRARLMLLHPSPNCSLRAENLVHVHFKEEIGIAELIPLVTTYIILFAYIYFSTRKIDMVKSKWGLALAAVVTVLSSLLMSVGLCTLFGLTPTLNGGEIFPYLVVVIGLENVLVLTKSVVSTPVDLEVKLRIAQGLSSESWSIMKNMATELGIILIGYFTLVPAIQEFCLFAVVGLVSDFFLQMLFFTTVLSIDIRRMELADLNKRLPPEACLPPAKPVGRPARFERQLAVRPSTPYTITLQPSSFRNLRLPKRLRVIYFLARTRLAQRLIMAGTVVWIGILVYTDPAGLRTYLAAQVTEQSPLGEGALTPMPVPSGVLPASHPDPAFSIFPPDAPKLPENQTLPGELPEPGGPIEGVYDSPVPEVTWGPEDEELWRKLSFRHWPTLFSYYNITLAKRYISLLPVIPVTLHLNPKEALEGRHPQDSRSAWPPLQPGPGGLWEAGPKGPGVVQAHGDVTLYKVAALGLAAGILLVLLLLCLYRVLCPRNYGQPGSGPGRRRRGDLPCDDYGYAPPETEIVPLVLRGHLMDIECLASDGMLLVSCCLAGHVCVWDAQTGDCLTRIPRPGQRRDSGVGSVFEAQESWERLSDGGKGGPEELGDSPPLRHRPRGPPPPSLFGDQPDLTCLIDTNFSAQLQLSEPAQPEPRHRAGCGRTRDSLGYDFSRLVQRVYQEEGLAPVHSPALRPSSPGPTLPQAPEDEGGSLPEKGSLSLTWAPSADGSIWSLELQGNLIVVGRSSGRLEVWDAIEGLLHCSSEEVSSGITALVFLDKRIVAARLNGSLDFFSLETHTALSPLQFRGTPGRGSSPASPVYSSSDTVACRLTHTVPCAHQKPITALKAAAGRLVTGSQDHTLRVFRLEDSCCLFTLQGHSGAITAVYIDQTMVLASGGQDGAICLWDVLTGSRVSHMFAHRGDVTSLTCTTSCVISSGLDDLISIWDRSTGIKLYSIQQDLGCGASLGVISDNLLVTGGQGCVSFWDLNYGDLLQTVYLGKNSEAQPARQILVLDNAAIVCNFGSELSLVYVPSVLEKLD from the exons CTATCCACTGCTGAAACTCCCCTTGCCAGGAACAGGACCTGTGGAATTCACCACTCCTATGAAGGATTACTCGCCCCCGCCTGTGGCCTCTGACCACAAACCACGAGAGCCTATTGAGCAGCCGGAGTGG TATGTGGGTGCCCCGGTGGCTTATATCCAGCAGATATTTGTGAAGTCCTCAGTGTCTCCTTGGCATAAGAACCTCCTGGCAGTAGATGTGTTCCGCTCACCTCTGTCCCGGGCATTCCAGCTGGTGGAGGAGATCCGGAACCATGTGCTCAGAGACAG CTCTGGGACCAGGAGCCTGGAGGAGGTGTGCCTGCAGGTCACCGACCTGCTGCCAGGCCTTAGGAAGCTCCGGAACCTGCTCCCTGAGCATGGATGCCTGCTGCTGTCCCCTGGAAACTTCTGGCAGAATGACCGGGAACGCTTCCATGCTGATCCTGACATCATCAGAACCATCCATCAGCACGAGCCGAAAACCCTGCAGACCTCAGCCACGCTCAAAG ACTTGCTGTTTGGTGTTCCTGGGAAGTACAGCGGAGTGAGCCTCTATACCAGGAAGAGGATGGTCTCATACACCATTACCCTGGTCTTCCAGCGGTACCATGCCAA GTTCCTGGGCAGCCTGCGGGCCCGCCTGATGCTCCTGCACCCCAGCCCCAACTGCAGCCTTCGGGCAGAGAACCTGGTCCATGTGCACTTCAAGGAGGAAATTGGCATCGCCGAGCTCATCCCCCTTGTGACCACCTACATCATCTTGTTTGCCTACATCTACTTCTCCACAC ggaagATCGACATGGTCAAGTCCAAGTGGGGGCTGGCTCTGGCCGCCGTGGTCACAGTGCTCAGCTCGCTGCTCATGTCTGTGGGGCTCTGCACACTCTTCGGCCTGACGCCCACCCTCAATGGCGG tGAGATTTTCCCCTACCTTGTGGTGGTTATTGGGTTAGAGAACGTATTGGTGCTCACCAAGTCGGTGGTCTCGACCCCAGTGGACCTCGAGGTGAAGCTGCGCATCGCCCAAG GCCTAAGCAGCGAGAGCTGGTCCATCATGAAGAACATGGCCACAGAGCTGGGCATTATCCTCATTGGCTACTTCACCCTAGTGCCCGCTATCCAG GAGTTCTGTCTCTTTGCTGTTGTGGGCCTGGTGTCTGACTTCTTCCTTCAGATGCTGTTTTTCACCACTGTCCTGTCCATTGACATTCGCCGGATGGAG CTAGCAGACCTGAACAAACGGCTGCCCCCTGAGGCCTGCCTGCCCCCAGCTAAGCCAGTGGGGCGGCCAGCACGCTTCGAAAGGCAACTGGCTGTGCGGCCATCCACACCCTACACCATCACGCTGCAACCATCTTCCTTCCGGAACCTGCGGCTGCCCAAGAGGCTGCGTGTCATCTACTTCCTGGCCCGCACCCGCCTGGCTCAGCGCCTCATCATG GCTGGCACTGTTGTCTGGATCGGCATCCTGGTGTACACAGACCCAGCAGGGCTACGCACCTACCTTGCTGCCCAGGTGACAGAACAGAGCCCACTGGGCGAGGGCGCCCTGACTCCCATGCCTGTGCCTAGTGGTGTGCTGCCTGCCAGCCACCCGGACCCtgccttttccatcttcccaCCTGATGCCCCTAAGTTACCTGAGAACCAGACATTGCCAGGGGAGCTACCCGAGCCTGGTGGTCCGATAGAGGGTGTCTATGACAGTCCAGTCCCAGAGGTAACCTGGGGGCCTGAGGACGAGGAACTTTGGAGGAAATTGTCCTTCCGCCACTGGCCGACGCTCTTCAGCTATTACAACATCACACTGGCAAAGAG GTACATCAGCCTGCTGCCTGTCATCCCGGTCACGCTCCACCTGAACCCgaaggaggccctggaggggcgGCACCCTCAGGACAGCCGCAGTGCCTGGCCCCCGCTGCAGCCCGGGccaggtgggctctgggaggcCGGCCCCAAGGGGCCAGGTGTGGTGCAGGCCCATGGAGATGTCACTCTGTACAA ggtggcaGCGCTTGGCCTGGCCGCGGGCATTCTCCtcgtgctgctgctgctctgcctCTACCGCGTGCTCTGCCCGCGCAACTACGGGCAGCCCGGCAGTGGGCCGGGCCGGCGGCGGCGCGGGGACCTGCCCTGTGACGACTATGGCTATGCACCGCCTGAGACAGAGATTGTGCCCCTGGTGCTGCGTGGGCACCTCATG GACATCGAATGTCTGGCCAGTGATGGCATGCTGCTGGTGAGCTGTTGCCTGGCGGGCCACGTCTGCGTGTGGGATGCACAGACTGGGGACTGCCTCACACGCATCCCACGCCCAGG GCAGCGCCGGGACAGTGGTGTTGGCAGTGTGTTCGAGGCTCAGGAGAGCTGGGAACGGCTGTCAGATGGCGGGAAGGGTGGCCCAGAGGAGCTTGGGGACAGCCCTCCGCTGCGGCACCGCCCCCGGGGCCCCCCACCACCTTCCCTCTTCGGGGACCAGCCGGACCTCACCTGCTTGATTGATACCAACTTCTCAGCGCAGCTGCAGCTCTCAGAACCCGCTCAGCCAGAGCCCCGGCACCGGGCGGGCTGCGGCCGCACTCGGGACTCCCTGGGCTACGACTTCAGCCGCTTGGTGCAGCGAGTGTACCAGGAGGAGGGGTTGGCGCCCGTCCACTCACCAGCCCTGCGCCCCTCCTCACCTGGGCCTACACTGCCCCAGGCCCCTGAGGATGAGGGGGGCTCTCTTCCAGAGAAGGGCTCCCTTTCCCTCACCTGGGCCCCCAGCGCAGACGGCTCCATCTGGAGCCTGGAGCTGCAGGGCAACCTCATCGTGGTGGGGCGGAGCAGTGGCCGGCTGGAG GTATGGGATGCCATCGAGGGCCTGCTACACTGCAGCAGCGAGGAGGTCTCCTCGGGCATCACGGCCCTCGTCTTCCTGGACAAAAG GATTGTGGCTGCCCGGCTCAATGGTTCTCTTGATTTCTTCTCCTTGGAGACGCACACTGCCCTCAGCCCGCTGCAGTTCCGAG GGACCCCAGGGCGGGGCAGTTCCCCTGCATCCCCCGTGTACAGCAGCAGTGACACGGTGGCCTGTCGCCTGACCCACACAGTACCCTGTGCACACCAGAAACCCATCACAGCCCTGAAGGCCGCTGCCGGGCGCCTTGTGACTGGGAGCCAAGACCACACACTGAGA gtgttccGTCTGGAGGACTCATGCTGCCTCTTCACCCTGCAGGGCCACTCAGGGGCCATCACAGCTGTGTACATTGACCAG ACCATGGTGCTGGCCAGTGGAGGACAAGATGGGGCCATCTGCCTCTGGGATGTGCTGACTGGCAGCCGGGTCAGCCACATGTTCGCTCACCGTGGGGATGTCACCTCCCTCACCTGTACCACCTCCTGCGTCATCAGCAGTGGCCTGGATGACCTCATCAGCATCTGGGACCGCAGCACAGGCATCAAGCTCTACTCCATTCAGCAG GACCTGGGCTGTGGTGCAAGCTTGGGTGTCATCTCAGACAACCTGCTGGTGACCGGCGGCCAGGGCTGTGTCTCCTTTTGGGACCTAAACTACGGGGACCTGTTACAGACAGTCTACCTGGGGAAGAACAGTGAGGCCCAGCCTGCCCGCCAGATCCTGGTGCTGGACAATGCTGCCATCGTCTGCAACTTTGGCAGCGAGCTCAGCCTGGTGTATGTGCCCTCTGtgctggaaaagctggactga
- the SCAP gene encoding sterol regulatory element-binding protein cleavage-activating protein isoform X1, protein MTLTERLREKISQAFYNHGLLCASYPIPIILFTGLCILACCYPLLKLPLPGTGPVEFTTPMKDYSPPPVASDHKPREPIEQPEWYVGAPVAYIQQIFVKSSVSPWHKNLLAVDVFRSPLSRAFQLVEEIRNHVLRDSSGTRSLEEVCLQVTDLLPGLRKLRNLLPEHGCLLLSPGNFWQNDRERFHADPDIIRTIHQHEPKTLQTSATLKDLLFGVPGKYSGVSLYTRKRMVSYTITLVFQRYHAKFLGSLRARLMLLHPSPNCSLRAENLVHVHFKEEIGIAELIPLVTTYIILFAYIYFSTRKIDMVKSKWGLALAAVVTVLSSLLMSVGLCTLFGLTPTLNGGEIFPYLVVVIGLENVLVLTKSVVSTPVDLEVKLRIAQGLSSESWSIMKNMATELGIILIGYFTLVPAIQEFCLFAVVGLVSDFFLQMLFFTTVLSIDIRRMELADLNKRLPPEACLPPAKPVGRPARFERQLAVRPSTPYTITLQPSSFRNLRLPKRLRVIYFLARTRLAQRLIMAGTVVWIGILVYTDPAGLRTYLAAQVTEQSPLGEGALTPMPVPSGVLPASHPDPAFSIFPPDAPKLPENQTLPGELPEPGGPIEGVYDSPVPEVTWGPEDEELWRKLSFRHWPTLFSYYNITLAKRYISLLPVIPVTLHLNPKEALEGRHPQDSRSAWPPLQPGPGGLWEAGPKGPGVVQAHGDVTLYKVAALGLAAGILLVLLLLCLYRVLCPRNYGQPGSGPGRRRRGDLPCDDYGYAPPETEIVPLVLRGHLMDIECLASDGMLLVSCCLAGHVCVWDAQTGDCLTRIPRPGRQRRDSGVGSVFEAQESWERLSDGGKGGPEELGDSPPLRHRPRGPPPPSLFGDQPDLTCLIDTNFSAQLQLSEPAQPEPRHRAGCGRTRDSLGYDFSRLVQRVYQEEGLAPVHSPALRPSSPGPTLPQAPEDEGGSLPEKGSLSLTWAPSADGSIWSLELQGNLIVVGRSSGRLEVWDAIEGLLHCSSEEVSSGITALVFLDKRIVAARLNGSLDFFSLETHTALSPLQFRGTPGRGSSPASPVYSSSDTVACRLTHTVPCAHQKPITALKAAAGRLVTGSQDHTLRVFRLEDSCCLFTLQGHSGAITAVYIDQTMVLASGGQDGAICLWDVLTGSRVSHMFAHRGDVTSLTCTTSCVISSGLDDLISIWDRSTGIKLYSIQQDLGCGASLGVISDNLLVTGGQGCVSFWDLNYGDLLQTVYLGKNSEAQPARQILVLDNAAIVCNFGSELSLVYVPSVLEKLD, encoded by the exons CTATCCACTGCTGAAACTCCCCTTGCCAGGAACAGGACCTGTGGAATTCACCACTCCTATGAAGGATTACTCGCCCCCGCCTGTGGCCTCTGACCACAAACCACGAGAGCCTATTGAGCAGCCGGAGTGG TATGTGGGTGCCCCGGTGGCTTATATCCAGCAGATATTTGTGAAGTCCTCAGTGTCTCCTTGGCATAAGAACCTCCTGGCAGTAGATGTGTTCCGCTCACCTCTGTCCCGGGCATTCCAGCTGGTGGAGGAGATCCGGAACCATGTGCTCAGAGACAG CTCTGGGACCAGGAGCCTGGAGGAGGTGTGCCTGCAGGTCACCGACCTGCTGCCAGGCCTTAGGAAGCTCCGGAACCTGCTCCCTGAGCATGGATGCCTGCTGCTGTCCCCTGGAAACTTCTGGCAGAATGACCGGGAACGCTTCCATGCTGATCCTGACATCATCAGAACCATCCATCAGCACGAGCCGAAAACCCTGCAGACCTCAGCCACGCTCAAAG ACTTGCTGTTTGGTGTTCCTGGGAAGTACAGCGGAGTGAGCCTCTATACCAGGAAGAGGATGGTCTCATACACCATTACCCTGGTCTTCCAGCGGTACCATGCCAA GTTCCTGGGCAGCCTGCGGGCCCGCCTGATGCTCCTGCACCCCAGCCCCAACTGCAGCCTTCGGGCAGAGAACCTGGTCCATGTGCACTTCAAGGAGGAAATTGGCATCGCCGAGCTCATCCCCCTTGTGACCACCTACATCATCTTGTTTGCCTACATCTACTTCTCCACAC ggaagATCGACATGGTCAAGTCCAAGTGGGGGCTGGCTCTGGCCGCCGTGGTCACAGTGCTCAGCTCGCTGCTCATGTCTGTGGGGCTCTGCACACTCTTCGGCCTGACGCCCACCCTCAATGGCGG tGAGATTTTCCCCTACCTTGTGGTGGTTATTGGGTTAGAGAACGTATTGGTGCTCACCAAGTCGGTGGTCTCGACCCCAGTGGACCTCGAGGTGAAGCTGCGCATCGCCCAAG GCCTAAGCAGCGAGAGCTGGTCCATCATGAAGAACATGGCCACAGAGCTGGGCATTATCCTCATTGGCTACTTCACCCTAGTGCCCGCTATCCAG GAGTTCTGTCTCTTTGCTGTTGTGGGCCTGGTGTCTGACTTCTTCCTTCAGATGCTGTTTTTCACCACTGTCCTGTCCATTGACATTCGCCGGATGGAG CTAGCAGACCTGAACAAACGGCTGCCCCCTGAGGCCTGCCTGCCCCCAGCTAAGCCAGTGGGGCGGCCAGCACGCTTCGAAAGGCAACTGGCTGTGCGGCCATCCACACCCTACACCATCACGCTGCAACCATCTTCCTTCCGGAACCTGCGGCTGCCCAAGAGGCTGCGTGTCATCTACTTCCTGGCCCGCACCCGCCTGGCTCAGCGCCTCATCATG GCTGGCACTGTTGTCTGGATCGGCATCCTGGTGTACACAGACCCAGCAGGGCTACGCACCTACCTTGCTGCCCAGGTGACAGAACAGAGCCCACTGGGCGAGGGCGCCCTGACTCCCATGCCTGTGCCTAGTGGTGTGCTGCCTGCCAGCCACCCGGACCCtgccttttccatcttcccaCCTGATGCCCCTAAGTTACCTGAGAACCAGACATTGCCAGGGGAGCTACCCGAGCCTGGTGGTCCGATAGAGGGTGTCTATGACAGTCCAGTCCCAGAGGTAACCTGGGGGCCTGAGGACGAGGAACTTTGGAGGAAATTGTCCTTCCGCCACTGGCCGACGCTCTTCAGCTATTACAACATCACACTGGCAAAGAG GTACATCAGCCTGCTGCCTGTCATCCCGGTCACGCTCCACCTGAACCCgaaggaggccctggaggggcgGCACCCTCAGGACAGCCGCAGTGCCTGGCCCCCGCTGCAGCCCGGGccaggtgggctctgggaggcCGGCCCCAAGGGGCCAGGTGTGGTGCAGGCCCATGGAGATGTCACTCTGTACAA ggtggcaGCGCTTGGCCTGGCCGCGGGCATTCTCCtcgtgctgctgctgctctgcctCTACCGCGTGCTCTGCCCGCGCAACTACGGGCAGCCCGGCAGTGGGCCGGGCCGGCGGCGGCGCGGGGACCTGCCCTGTGACGACTATGGCTATGCACCGCCTGAGACAGAGATTGTGCCCCTGGTGCTGCGTGGGCACCTCATG GACATCGAATGTCTGGCCAGTGATGGCATGCTGCTGGTGAGCTGTTGCCTGGCGGGCCACGTCTGCGTGTGGGATGCACAGACTGGGGACTGCCTCACACGCATCCCACGCCCAGG CAGGCAGCGCCGGGACAGTGGTGTTGGCAGTGTGTTCGAGGCTCAGGAGAGCTGGGAACGGCTGTCAGATGGCGGGAAGGGTGGCCCAGAGGAGCTTGGGGACAGCCCTCCGCTGCGGCACCGCCCCCGGGGCCCCCCACCACCTTCCCTCTTCGGGGACCAGCCGGACCTCACCTGCTTGATTGATACCAACTTCTCAGCGCAGCTGCAGCTCTCAGAACCCGCTCAGCCAGAGCCCCGGCACCGGGCGGGCTGCGGCCGCACTCGGGACTCCCTGGGCTACGACTTCAGCCGCTTGGTGCAGCGAGTGTACCAGGAGGAGGGGTTGGCGCCCGTCCACTCACCAGCCCTGCGCCCCTCCTCACCTGGGCCTACACTGCCCCAGGCCCCTGAGGATGAGGGGGGCTCTCTTCCAGAGAAGGGCTCCCTTTCCCTCACCTGGGCCCCCAGCGCAGACGGCTCCATCTGGAGCCTGGAGCTGCAGGGCAACCTCATCGTGGTGGGGCGGAGCAGTGGCCGGCTGGAG GTATGGGATGCCATCGAGGGCCTGCTACACTGCAGCAGCGAGGAGGTCTCCTCGGGCATCACGGCCCTCGTCTTCCTGGACAAAAG GATTGTGGCTGCCCGGCTCAATGGTTCTCTTGATTTCTTCTCCTTGGAGACGCACACTGCCCTCAGCCCGCTGCAGTTCCGAG GGACCCCAGGGCGGGGCAGTTCCCCTGCATCCCCCGTGTACAGCAGCAGTGACACGGTGGCCTGTCGCCTGACCCACACAGTACCCTGTGCACACCAGAAACCCATCACAGCCCTGAAGGCCGCTGCCGGGCGCCTTGTGACTGGGAGCCAAGACCACACACTGAGA gtgttccGTCTGGAGGACTCATGCTGCCTCTTCACCCTGCAGGGCCACTCAGGGGCCATCACAGCTGTGTACATTGACCAG ACCATGGTGCTGGCCAGTGGAGGACAAGATGGGGCCATCTGCCTCTGGGATGTGCTGACTGGCAGCCGGGTCAGCCACATGTTCGCTCACCGTGGGGATGTCACCTCCCTCACCTGTACCACCTCCTGCGTCATCAGCAGTGGCCTGGATGACCTCATCAGCATCTGGGACCGCAGCACAGGCATCAAGCTCTACTCCATTCAGCAG GACCTGGGCTGTGGTGCAAGCTTGGGTGTCATCTCAGACAACCTGCTGGTGACCGGCGGCCAGGGCTGTGTCTCCTTTTGGGACCTAAACTACGGGGACCTGTTACAGACAGTCTACCTGGGGAAGAACAGTGAGGCCCAGCCTGCCCGCCAGATCCTGGTGCTGGACAATGCTGCCATCGTCTGCAACTTTGGCAGCGAGCTCAGCCTGGTGTATGTGCCCTCTGtgctggaaaagctggactga